The Anomalospiza imberbis isolate Cuckoo-Finch-1a 21T00152 chromosome 7, ASM3175350v1, whole genome shotgun sequence genome has a window encoding:
- the RPRM gene encoding protein reprimo, whose amino-acid sequence MNGSSAGLPAGMNGSSAGLPAGMNGSLGLPAGTNGSLGMPAAPNGSSAAAAGLLAGAGGAALELERALRCCTAASVVTDGSGAAADERSLYIMRVVQIAVMCVLALTVVFGIFFLGCNLLIKSEGMINFLVKERRPSKEVEAVVVGPY is encoded by the coding sequence ATGAACGGCTCCTCGGCGGGGCTCCCGGCGGGGATGAACGGCTCCTCGGCGGGGCTCCCGGCCGGGATGAACGGCTCACTGGGGCTCCCGGCGGGGACGAACGGCTCGCTGGGAATGCCGGCAGCGCCGAACGGCTcctcggcggcggcggcggggctgctggcgggggccgggggcgcggcGCTGGAGCTGGAGCGGGCGCTGCGCTGCTGCACCGCCGCCTCCGTGGTGACCGACGGCAGCGGCGCGGCCGCGGACGAGCGCAGCCTGTACATCATGCGCGTGGTGCAGATCGCCGTCATGTGCGTGCTGGCCCTCACCGTGGTCTTCGGCATCTTCTTCCTCGGCTGCAACCTCCTCATCAAGTCCGAGGGCATGATCAACTTTCTGGTCAAGGAGCGCCGCCCGTCCAAGGAGGTGGAGGCGGTGGTGGTGGGGCCGTACTGA